In Mastigocladopsis repens PCC 10914, a single window of DNA contains:
- a CDS encoding transglycosylase domain-containing protein, whose amino-acid sequence MSSPQPPQKSQTLLGQITQAVQTIQARVDFSKLALKPNAKVPELWVQDAGADKAEVYPLLGDRYILGRSSKSSDIVVRNPVVSQIHLSLSRDSNQRQPVFVIKDENSTNGIYRGRRRVNSLELRHGDVLTLGPPELAASVRLQYVDPPPWYMRAATWAAYGVGGVTALMGLVIGVEWLKFDVKPLPGATRSPVVVYARDGVTKLREPRTTAHIDMKRLQDFGPYLPTAIIASEDSRYYWHFGVDPLGILRAVFINTQSGDVQQGASTVTQQVARSLFRDYVGRQDSLGRKFREAMVALKLETFYSKDEVLLTYLNRVFLGGDTSGFEDAGRYYFDKSAKELTLSEAATLVAILPAPNGFDFCGDSQNKLTTIEYRNRVLKRMLEMGKIKQDEYNRARRSPIEISSKVCEQQAKTIAPYFYSYVFQELETILGKELATEGNFIIETQLDPAIQSQAETALRNHVRNAGSSFGFSQGAMVTLDSSNGAILAMVGGTDYRTSQFNRAIQAKRQPGSTFKIFAYTAAIEQGISPGRSYSCAPFRWRGFTYKPCRTGAGSLDIATGLAQSENPIALRLAQEVGLDKVVAMARRLGVKSQLDPVPGLVLGQSVVNVMEMTGAFGAIGNGGVWNRPHAISRILDSSDCRDRNDFKTCREIYSYDQDQDANRRVLQTNVADTMTRLLRGVITNGTGHSAAIGLGEAGKTGTTDKNVDLWFIGFIPSRQQVTGIWLGNDNNSPTSGSSAQASQLWGNYMGKITR is encoded by the coding sequence ATGAGTTCCCCCCAACCACCTCAAAAGTCACAAACTTTGCTTGGTCAGATAACTCAAGCAGTACAAACAATTCAAGCTAGAGTCGATTTTTCTAAACTGGCGCTCAAACCAAATGCCAAAGTACCAGAACTTTGGGTGCAAGACGCGGGGGCGGATAAGGCGGAGGTGTATCCGCTGTTGGGCGATCGCTACATTCTAGGTCGCAGTTCAAAATCCAGCGATATTGTTGTCCGCAATCCAGTTGTCAGTCAAATTCACCTATCTCTTTCACGCGATTCTAATCAAAGACAACCTGTTTTCGTCATTAAAGATGAAAATTCCACAAATGGCATTTATCGAGGTAGGCGTCGGGTCAATTCTTTAGAATTGCGTCACGGCGATGTCCTGACCCTCGGACCTCCAGAACTTGCCGCCTCAGTCAGACTGCAATACGTCGATCCACCTCCTTGGTATATGAGAGCAGCAACTTGGGCGGCTTACGGTGTGGGTGGAGTCACCGCCCTTATGGGGCTAGTTATTGGCGTGGAATGGTTGAAATTTGATGTCAAACCCCTACCTGGAGCAACGCGCTCCCCAGTGGTTGTTTACGCTCGTGATGGAGTCACCAAGTTACGCGAGCCTCGGACGACTGCTCATATAGATATGAAGCGATTGCAGGACTTTGGTCCTTACTTGCCTACGGCAATCATTGCGTCAGAGGACAGCCGTTATTACTGGCATTTTGGGGTTGATCCGCTGGGAATTTTGCGAGCCGTGTTTATCAATACCCAGAGCGGTGATGTTCAACAAGGAGCTAGTACTGTCACCCAGCAAGTGGCGCGCAGTTTGTTCCGTGATTATGTGGGCAGACAGGACTCCCTAGGTCGTAAATTCCGAGAAGCGATGGTTGCCCTGAAATTAGAAACATTTTACAGCAAAGATGAAGTTTTGCTGACTTATTTAAATCGGGTTTTCTTGGGAGGAGATACCTCCGGCTTTGAGGATGCTGGACGATACTACTTTGACAAGTCAGCCAAAGAATTGACTTTGTCGGAAGCAGCAACATTAGTGGCGATTTTACCTGCTCCGAACGGCTTCGATTTTTGTGGAGATAGCCAGAATAAGCTCACAACCATTGAATATCGCAATCGAGTCCTGAAGCGGATGCTGGAAATGGGCAAAATTAAACAGGATGAGTATAACCGAGCTAGGCGATCGCCCATCGAAATCAGCTCAAAAGTCTGCGAACAGCAGGCAAAAACAATTGCTCCTTATTTTTACAGTTATGTTTTTCAAGAACTGGAAACCATTCTAGGAAAAGAACTGGCAACAGAAGGCAACTTTATCATTGAAACTCAGCTAGATCCAGCAATTCAGTCACAAGCAGAAACAGCATTGCGTAATCATGTCCGCAATGCTGGATCGTCGTTTGGTTTTTCGCAAGGAGCGATGGTTACTCTTGATTCGAGCAATGGAGCGATCCTTGCAATGGTAGGAGGCACAGATTATAGAACAAGTCAGTTTAATCGTGCTATTCAGGCAAAAAGACAACCAGGTTCTACCTTCAAAATCTTTGCTTACACAGCTGCCATTGAACAAGGGATTTCACCGGGAAGGTCATATTCGTGCGCCCCTTTTCGTTGGAGAGGTTTTACTTACAAACCCTGTCGTACTGGCGCAGGTAGTTTAGATATTGCTACGGGGCTTGCCCAATCTGAAAACCCCATTGCCTTGAGGCTTGCTCAAGAAGTTGGGCTGGATAAAGTCGTGGCGATGGCGCGACGCTTAGGGGTGAAGTCACAGCTAGATCCAGTTCCTGGCTTGGTGCTGGGTCAAAGTGTGGTTAATGTCATGGAAATGACTGGTGCATTTGGCGCTATTGGCAATGGCGGGGTGTGGAATCGCCCCCATGCAATTAGCCGGATTCTAGACAGCAGTGATTGTCGCGATCGCAACGACTTCAAAACTTGTCGCGAGATTTACTCCTATGATCAAGATCAGGATGCCAACAGACGAGTGCTGCAAACTAACGTAGCAGATACCATGACTCGTCTTTTGCGCGGCGTGATCACAAACGGTACTGGTCACAGTGCTGCCATAGGACTGGGGGAAGCAGGTAAAACTGGTACAACAGATAAAAACGTTGACTTGTGGTTTATTGGCTTTATTCCCAGTCGGCAACAGGTGACTGGAATTTGGCTAGGAAATGACAACAATTCCCCCACATCTGGGAGTAGCGCTCAAGCTTCTCAATTATGGGGAAATTACATGGGTAAAATTACACGCTAA
- a CDS encoding DUF4335 domain-containing protein, with amino-acid sequence MNIQRKYSLPNCTLLLEGLSDASRAAHFQELRPELSILVNAECFLSGSGKPLVGGREFFESLVKAVNAYAQEFLSNVPHPQAHNFDSELVQFQKIDSDQHRLIVYSDTPQGVVSNSKGNGKQQIEIDLNTVQLFDLVEAIDQFFADSQTLPELRLQLQPVTSRYGGVSQALVRQAVPASVGITSLAAAAVAFSMIPVPQVRPPQPQTQDDTKNTTTTNVNSPATAAVTPTPTPNEDIGATPTFTPTPTPPATANSISIPTPNPSVVGTATAATPTPGASSTVTDLEALVKTVPEITDASQLRALNRQLYNQVNPNWIKRSGLNQDLVFRVGVAADGAIVGYKAVNKGTNDAVEQTPLPSLLYNPATRGSMTNEAIAQFKVVFTSRGVLEVSPWRGYTRTPDVVGSRITDLNALQDLNQKLHDTIRQNWRTAASFTRDLRYRVAVNKDGAIADYEPLNQAAVDYYQGTPLAEMFKKSYGSYYAPPNNKEPLAHFRVVLKPNGTLEVIPWQGYR; translated from the coding sequence ATGAATATTCAACGTAAGTATAGTCTACCTAATTGCACGCTACTGTTAGAGGGTTTAAGTGATGCCTCAAGGGCAGCACATTTTCAGGAACTACGCCCAGAATTATCTATATTGGTAAATGCAGAATGCTTTTTATCAGGCTCTGGTAAACCCCTGGTAGGAGGGCGAGAATTTTTTGAAAGTTTGGTAAAGGCTGTGAATGCATATGCTCAAGAGTTTTTGAGCAATGTGCCACACCCTCAAGCACATAACTTTGACTCAGAGTTAGTGCAGTTTCAGAAAATCGACAGCGACCAACACAGATTAATTGTGTATTCAGATACACCACAGGGAGTAGTATCTAACTCCAAGGGAAATGGCAAGCAACAAATAGAAATTGATTTGAACACGGTACAGTTGTTCGATTTAGTCGAAGCAATAGACCAATTTTTTGCTGATAGCCAAACCTTACCAGAGTTAAGACTACAATTACAACCAGTCACAAGTCGTTATGGCGGTGTCAGTCAAGCGTTAGTCAGACAGGCAGTGCCAGCGAGTGTGGGAATTACGAGTTTGGCAGCAGCCGCCGTGGCTTTTAGCATGATTCCAGTCCCACAAGTGCGTCCGCCTCAGCCTCAGACACAGGACGATACAAAAAATACAACCACCACTAATGTCAACAGTCCTGCAACGGCTGCTGTTACCCCCACTCCTACTCCTAATGAAGACATAGGCGCAACTCCTACATTTACACCCACACCAACTCCCCCGGCTACGGCAAATTCCATATCGATACCCACGCCAAATCCCTCAGTTGTGGGTACCGCAACTGCTGCAACTCCCACACCCGGGGCATCGTCTACTGTTACCGATTTAGAAGCACTTGTAAAAACAGTTCCTGAAATTACTGATGCATCGCAATTACGTGCATTGAACCGCCAACTGTATAACCAAGTCAATCCAAACTGGATTAAGCGCTCAGGATTGAATCAGGATTTGGTCTTTCGCGTGGGTGTAGCTGCAGATGGTGCGATTGTTGGATATAAAGCGGTCAATAAGGGGACGAATGATGCAGTGGAGCAAACTCCCCTACCAAGCCTACTTTACAATCCTGCCACTCGCGGTTCCATGACCAATGAAGCAATCGCCCAATTTAAAGTGGTCTTCACTAGCAGAGGTGTGCTAGAAGTTAGCCCTTGGCGCGGATACACTAGAACGCCAGATGTTGTGGGGTCAAGAATCACAGACCTCAACGCACTTCAGGATTTAAATCAGAAGCTACATGACACCATCCGCCAAAATTGGAGGACTGCTGCCTCCTTTACACGAGATTTAAGATACCGGGTAGCAGTTAACAAAGATGGTGCCATTGCCGACTACGAACCGCTCAATCAAGCCGCCGTTGACTATTATCAGGGGACACCACTTGCCGAGATGTTTAAGAAGTCTTACGGTTCATACTATGCCCCTCCCAATAACAAAGAACCTCTTGCACATTTCCGGGTGGTACTTAAGCCGAATGGCACACTAGAGGTGATTCCTTGGCAGGGATATCGCTAG
- a CDS encoding DUF3038 domain-containing protein: protein MNVSASVTPFNSPTPQSLPMILDSLPEPVIEGQGCPRRTRMQIDLILLAIEALELGGSEAILAFAEELELKGIIKDRVNLWRMRSTNPLRRAHIRRPLSIMEAKALVVIACYIARRLTVVIRQLLMIYQQMVEKQIPLEQNLRLSNYLERFRSHFKSRMNPRRSGVLALNSDDKLDELAISLLGQLLFCTGTAGMQRFWISLFDGEVE, encoded by the coding sequence ATGAATGTCTCTGCTAGTGTCACGCCATTTAACAGTCCAACCCCGCAGTCTTTGCCGATGATTCTGGACTCTTTACCCGAACCGGTGATTGAGGGACAGGGATGTCCCCGTAGAACTCGGATGCAAATAGACCTTATTTTACTGGCAATTGAAGCATTAGAGCTTGGTGGCTCTGAAGCCATTTTGGCATTCGCTGAAGAGTTAGAGCTTAAAGGAATTATTAAAGACCGAGTGAATTTGTGGCGAATGCGTAGCACTAACCCGCTCAGACGAGCTCACATCCGCCGCCCCCTGTCTATCATGGAAGCAAAAGCCTTAGTGGTCATTGCTTGCTACATTGCGCGACGCTTAACAGTTGTCATTCGCCAGTTGTTAATGATATATCAACAAATGGTAGAAAAACAAATTCCATTGGAACAGAACTTGCGTCTATCAAACTACCTAGAGCGGTTTAGATCCCACTTTAAGAGTCGGATGAATCCCCGACGTTCTGGTGTACTGGCATTAAACTCTGATGATAAATTAGATGAGCTAGCTATAAGTTTGTTGGGACAATTACTATTTTGTACTGGCACAGCTGGAATGCAGCGGTTCTGGATTAGTCTTTTTGACGGTGAGGTGGAATGA
- a CDS encoding adenine phosphoribosyltransferase — protein sequence MDLKSLIRDIPDFPKPGILFRDITTLLRDSEGLRYTIDLFAQKVEDAGLRAEYVVGIESRGFIVGAPLACQLGAGFIPVRKRGKLPAAVHSIEYALEYGTDCLEIHQDALHPGSRVFIVDDLIATGGTASATARLVQKIGCKLEGFGFIIELQDLQGRRHLPDVPIVTIVEY from the coding sequence ATGGATTTAAAGTCTCTGATTCGTGACATTCCAGATTTTCCTAAACCAGGAATTTTATTCCGCGATATCACCACGCTGCTGCGCGATTCTGAAGGACTGCGCTACACAATTGACTTGTTCGCACAAAAGGTAGAAGATGCTGGACTACGGGCAGAATACGTGGTGGGAATAGAGTCACGGGGCTTTATTGTTGGCGCACCGCTTGCTTGTCAATTGGGAGCTGGTTTTATTCCTGTCCGCAAAAGAGGTAAGTTACCAGCAGCAGTTCACTCGATTGAGTATGCACTGGAGTACGGTACTGACTGTTTGGAAATCCACCAGGACGCTTTGCATCCAGGTAGCCGAGTTTTCATTGTAGACGACTTGATAGCAACGGGTGGAACCGCAAGTGCAACGGCAAGACTAGTCCAAAAAATTGGCTGTAAACTTGAGGGTTTTGGGTTTATCATCGAGCTACAGGATTTACAAGGGCGGAGGCATCTGCCAGATGTGCCAATAGTTACCATCGTAGAATACTAG
- a CDS encoding ABC transporter permease, which yields MTTTRISLETGRNWLLKLVTSETFIYVMKRLLQALLTLLLASALSFFIIQLAPGDYVDTLRQNPKISPERIEELRRQFGLDKSWPEQLGLWLWRIVTQGDFGTSFVYQRSVASLLWERIPATLLLAVSSLILTWAIAIPLGIVAAVKQNQWIDRVLQVISYAGQGFPSFITALLLLIFAQNVSPIFPVGDMTSINHTELNWFGRILDIGWHMILPTLALSITSFAGLQRITRGELLDVLRQDYIQTARAKGLPENRVIYVHALRNAINPLITLLGFELASLLSGAFIAEYFFNWPGLGRLTLQAVQAQDLYLVMASLVMSALLLSVGNLIADLLLKATDPRIRLENLN from the coding sequence ATGACTACCACACGAATTTCCTTGGAAACAGGTCGTAATTGGCTTTTGAAGTTAGTTACGAGCGAGACTTTTATTTATGTCATGAAGCGGCTGTTGCAGGCGCTGTTGACTTTGTTGTTGGCGTCAGCGTTGTCGTTTTTCATTATTCAACTCGCTCCAGGGGATTATGTAGATACGCTACGGCAAAACCCCAAGATTTCCCCAGAAAGAATTGAGGAACTTAGACGACAGTTTGGTCTGGATAAGTCTTGGCCAGAGCAGTTAGGACTTTGGCTGTGGAGAATCGTGACACAGGGGGATTTTGGGACAAGCTTTGTCTACCAGCGCTCGGTGGCTTCGCTGTTATGGGAACGGATACCTGCGACTTTGCTGTTGGCAGTATCTTCTCTGATTTTAACGTGGGCGATCGCCATCCCCTTGGGCATAGTCGCTGCTGTAAAGCAAAATCAGTGGATTGACCGCGTTTTGCAGGTGATAAGTTACGCAGGGCAAGGGTTTCCCAGTTTCATCACTGCCTTACTGCTGCTGATTTTTGCCCAAAACGTCTCCCCTATCTTCCCGGTGGGTGACATGACTAGTATTAATCATACCGAACTCAACTGGTTTGGTAGAATCCTTGATATTGGGTGGCACATGATTTTACCCACCCTTGCTTTGAGTATCACGAGCTTTGCTGGCTTACAGCGCATCACTCGGGGTGAATTATTGGATGTGTTGCGCCAAGATTACATCCAAACAGCTCGTGCCAAAGGACTGCCAGAAAACCGTGTTATCTATGTTCATGCGCTCCGCAATGCAATCAACCCTTTGATTACTTTATTAGGTTTTGAGCTAGCTAGTTTATTGAGTGGTGCGTTCATTGCTGAATATTTCTTCAACTGGCCCGGTTTGGGGAGATTGACTTTACAGGCGGTGCAGGCTCAAGATTTGTATTTAGTGATGGCAAGTTTGGTTATGAGCGCCCTGCTGCTCAGTGTTGGTAATTTGATAGCAGACTTATTGCTTAAGGCTACTGATCCTCGCATTCGCTTAGAAAATCTGAATTAG
- the purF gene encoding amidophosphoribosyltransferase codes for MIPNHPDSLDDHPQLPHNSVNNHENRPDKPEEACGVFGIYAPGEDVAKLTYFGLYALQHRGQESAGIATFEGTQVNLHKDMGLVSQVFSESILQTLSGTLAVGHTRYSTTGSSRKVNAQPAVVETRLGSVALAHNGNLVNTEKLRDELLKNNCNLITTTDSEMIAFAIAQEINAGVDWLDGCIRAFHHCQGAFSLVIGTPKGMMGVRDPNGIRPLVIGILGDNPVRYVLSSETCGLDIIGAEYLRDVEPGELVWINEEGLASFQWSQKPQRKLCIFEMIYFARPDSVMHNESLYSYRMRLGRRLAHESPIDADLVIGVPDSGIPAAIGYSQASGIPYAEGLIKNRYVGRTFIQPTQSMRESGIRMKLNPLKDVLYGKRVIIVDDSIVRGTTSRKLVKALREAGALEVHMRISSPPVTHPCFYGIDTDSQEQLIAATKPVEEIAKQLEVDSLAYLSWEGMLETTREDPESFCSACFTGDYPIPVPEQVKRSKLLLEKAPM; via the coding sequence ATGATTCCCAACCATCCCGACTCTTTGGATGACCATCCCCAATTGCCTCACAACTCAGTCAATAATCATGAAAATCGTCCAGATAAGCCTGAAGAAGCTTGCGGTGTTTTTGGCATCTACGCACCAGGAGAAGACGTTGCCAAACTGACATACTTTGGATTGTATGCCCTGCAACACCGGGGTCAAGAATCGGCTGGCATTGCCACATTTGAGGGTACACAAGTTAACTTACACAAAGACATGGGGTTGGTGTCGCAAGTCTTTAGTGAATCAATCTTGCAAACCTTGTCTGGAACTCTAGCCGTTGGTCACACTCGTTATTCAACTACAGGTTCTAGCCGCAAAGTGAATGCTCAACCTGCTGTTGTGGAAACCCGATTAGGCTCGGTAGCTTTAGCACATAATGGTAATTTAGTCAATACTGAGAAGCTGCGAGATGAGTTGCTCAAAAACAACTGCAACTTAATCACCACCACTGACTCAGAAATGATTGCTTTTGCCATTGCTCAAGAAATCAACGCTGGGGTAGATTGGCTAGATGGCTGCATTCGAGCGTTTCACCATTGCCAAGGAGCCTTTAGTCTGGTGATTGGTACTCCAAAGGGGATGATGGGTGTTCGCGACCCCAATGGCATTCGCCCCCTTGTCATTGGCATCTTGGGTGATAATCCAGTTCGCTATGTTCTCTCCTCCGAAACTTGTGGTTTAGACATCATTGGTGCTGAGTACCTGCGAGATGTGGAACCGGGCGAATTAGTTTGGATTAACGAAGAGGGTTTAGCTTCCTTTCAATGGAGTCAAAAGCCCCAACGCAAGCTGTGTATTTTTGAGATGATTTACTTTGCCCGTCCTGATAGCGTCATGCACAACGAAAGTCTGTATAGCTATCGAATGCGTTTAGGGCGGCGACTTGCCCACGAATCTCCTATTGATGCCGATTTAGTGATTGGTGTTCCTGATTCTGGTATTCCTGCTGCCATCGGCTATTCTCAAGCCTCTGGCATCCCCTACGCTGAAGGACTGATTAAGAATCGCTATGTAGGACGTACCTTTATCCAACCTACACAGAGTATGCGGGAGTCGGGTATCCGCATGAAACTCAACCCCCTCAAAGATGTGTTGTATGGCAAACGAGTGATCATTGTAGATGACTCCATTGTGCGAGGTACGACGAGCCGCAAGTTAGTCAAAGCCTTGCGAGAAGCAGGCGCATTAGAAGTGCATATGCGAATTTCCTCTCCACCAGTCACTCACCCCTGCTTCTATGGCATTGATACCGACAGCCAAGAGCAGCTGATTGCTGCTACTAAGCCAGTGGAAGAAATTGCCAAGCAACTGGAGGTGGACTCTCTAGCATATCTCAGTTGGGAAGGAATGCTAGAAACGACGAGAGAAGATCCGGAAAGCTTCTGTTCCGCTTGCTTCACTGGAGATTACCCCATACCTGTACCCGAACAAGTAAAGCGTTCCAAGTTGCTGTTAGAAAAAGCACCAATGTAG
- the purL gene encoding phosphoribosylformylglycinamidine synthase subunit PurL yields MTVTSSAPFSPEEIAAEGLKPEEYEEIVRRLGRHPNKAELGMFGVMWSEHCCYKNSRPLLKQFPTTGPRILVGPGENAGVVDLADGLRLAFKIESHNHPSAVEPFQGAATGVGGILRDIFTMGARPIAVLNSLRFGSLEDAKTQRLFSGVVAGIAHYGNCVGVPTVGGEVYFDPAYSDNPLVNVMALGLMETPEIVKSGASGIGNPVLYVGSTTGRDGMGGASFASAELSDESIDDRPAVQVGDPFLEKSLIEACLEAFKTGAVVAAQDMGAAGITCSTSEMAAKGGVGIEFDLDKIPVREAGMVPYEYLLSESQERMLFVAHKGREQELIDIFHRWGLQAVVAGTVISEPIVRILFQGEVAAEIPATALAENTPLYHRKVLTEPPEYVRKAWEWTPDSLPSCTSAGIEIQGRLQSWNDILLTLLDTPTIASKRWVYRQYDHQVQNNTVMLPGGADASVIRLRPQEEEGGRGGEGELRVPSGDKGARGKLSNLQLGVAATVDCNPRYVYLDPYEGAKAVVAEAARNLSCVGAEPLAVTDNLNFGSPEKPVGYWQLAEACRGLAEGCREMATPVTGGNVSLYNETLDSQGKPQPIYPTPVVGMVGLIPDLTKICGQAWQAEGDVIYLLGESSHSTLGGSEYLATIHSTVAGKPPRVDFEMERRVQQLCREGIRQGWIRSAHDCAEGGIAIALAECCIAGKLGAEIQLELPADNSKRWDEVLFGEGGARIVVSVALEQQKTWETYLREHVGNHWQKLGQVGNSEKSLRVLTTDNQTLVRVSIEEMSDRYLNAIKRRLTTHNTTPS; encoded by the coding sequence ATGACCGTCACTTCCTCTGCTCCTTTTTCTCCTGAAGAAATCGCTGCTGAAGGTTTGAAGCCAGAAGAATATGAAGAAATTGTGAGGCGTCTAGGGCGTCATCCCAACAAAGCCGAACTGGGAATGTTTGGGGTGATGTGGTCAGAACACTGCTGTTACAAGAATTCTCGTCCGTTACTCAAACAATTTCCCACGACAGGACCCCGCATTCTGGTTGGACCTGGTGAAAATGCCGGTGTTGTAGATTTGGCTGATGGTCTGCGGTTGGCATTTAAGATTGAATCACACAACCACCCCTCAGCTGTCGAACCTTTTCAAGGAGCCGCCACAGGAGTAGGAGGCATCTTAAGAGATATCTTTACAATGGGTGCGCGTCCCATTGCCGTATTAAACTCCCTGCGCTTTGGTTCTTTAGAAGATGCTAAAACCCAAAGGCTTTTTAGTGGCGTGGTGGCTGGTATTGCTCATTACGGAAATTGCGTTGGTGTCCCCACTGTAGGCGGTGAAGTTTACTTTGATCCAGCTTACTCTGACAATCCCTTGGTGAATGTCATGGCGCTGGGATTAATGGAAACGCCAGAAATTGTCAAATCTGGTGCATCTGGTATCGGCAACCCAGTGCTCTATGTTGGTTCCACCACCGGACGTGATGGTATGGGAGGCGCAAGTTTTGCCAGTGCAGAACTGAGTGATGAGTCTATAGATGACCGTCCGGCGGTGCAAGTGGGCGACCCCTTCTTGGAAAAGTCGTTAATTGAAGCTTGTTTGGAGGCGTTTAAGACAGGTGCAGTGGTCGCTGCACAGGATATGGGTGCAGCTGGCATCACCTGTTCTACCTCAGAAATGGCAGCAAAAGGCGGTGTGGGTATTGAATTTGATTTAGATAAGATTCCAGTACGGGAAGCAGGGATGGTTCCTTATGAATACCTCCTTTCTGAATCTCAAGAACGAATGCTGTTCGTTGCCCACAAGGGACGCGAACAAGAGTTAATTGACATTTTCCATCGATGGGGGCTGCAAGCTGTGGTTGCAGGGACTGTCATTTCTGAACCCATTGTACGGATTCTGTTTCAGGGTGAAGTTGCAGCAGAGATTCCCGCAACGGCTTTGGCAGAAAATACGCCGCTGTATCACCGAAAAGTGTTGACTGAACCACCCGAATATGTACGAAAAGCTTGGGAATGGACACCTGATTCTTTGCCTTCCTGTACATCTGCTGGCATTGAAATTCAAGGACGCTTGCAAAGTTGGAATGACATCCTTTTGACTTTGCTAGATACCCCCACCATTGCATCTAAACGTTGGGTGTATCGTCAGTATGACCATCAGGTACAGAATAACACTGTTATGCTACCCGGTGGTGCAGATGCTTCTGTGATTCGCTTGCGTCCCCAGGAAGAGGAAGGGGGGAGAGGGGGAGAGGGGGAACTCAGGGTCCCCTCTGGGGATAAGGGGGCAAGGGGGAAACTCTCCAATCTTCAACTAGGTGTTGCTGCTACGGTAGATTGCAATCCTCGTTATGTTTATCTTGACCCGTACGAAGGGGCTAAGGCAGTTGTCGCAGAAGCAGCACGCAATCTCAGTTGTGTGGGTGCAGAACCTCTGGCTGTTACTGATAACTTGAATTTTGGCAGTCCAGAAAAGCCTGTTGGTTATTGGCAGTTAGCAGAAGCTTGTCGCGGTTTGGCTGAAGGTTGTCGAGAAATGGCAACTCCGGTGACTGGTGGAAATGTCTCCCTTTACAACGAAACCTTAGATTCTCAAGGCAAACCACAACCAATCTATCCGACTCCGGTTGTAGGTATGGTCGGATTAATCCCTGACTTGACTAAGATTTGTGGTCAAGCTTGGCAAGCAGAAGGTGATGTGATTTATCTGTTGGGCGAATCTTCCCACTCGACACTGGGTGGTTCGGAATATTTAGCCACTATTCACAGCACTGTTGCCGGAAAACCGCCACGGGTTGATTTTGAGATGGAACGCCGCGTACAGCAACTTTGCCGCGAGGGTATTCGTCAGGGTTGGATACGTTCGGCTCATGATTGTGCTGAGGGTGGAATCGCTATTGCTTTGGCAGAATGCTGTATTGCTGGCAAACTTGGAGCAGAAATCCAATTAGAACTACCAGCAGACAACTCTAAACGTTGGGATGAAGTACTTTTTGGCGAAGGTGGTGCACGAATTGTAGTTTCTGTTGCATTAGAACAACAAAAAACTTGGGAAACTTACCTAAGAGAACATGTGGGTAATCATTGGCAAAAACTTGGTCAGGTGGGAAATTCCGAAAAAAGTTTGCGGGTTTTAACAACTGATAACCAAACCTTAGTCAGGGTTAGCATTGAGGAAATGAGCGATCGCTACTTAAACGCGATTAAAAGGCGTTTGACCACCCATAACACCACCCCCAGTTGA
- a CDS encoding IS5/IS1182 family transposase, whose protein sequence is MYFYQTIVGSLFEHIQHHPLDAQRLIGLKYEQLEQLLEQAREVHNQKQVSSESKKVRIIAGGGGRRPKLSLEEQIILTLTYLRHLTTFQLLGIQFGVSETTANDTFNYWFPILGELLPPSLLEQVKKNSSDYQVVQEILTEFELIVDSYEQPRERPGEYEEQKEYYSGKKKNHTMKNQIIVLPEGKDIIDVVAGKPGTKSDINLFREHQKGFDPNQRFHGDKAYAGEESIKTPTKKPKKQELTPEQKERNKELAKERIFVEHLIRVVKIFRVAQERFRLNPNKYEQIIMTICGLVRLRLGTLVFSS, encoded by the coding sequence ATGTATTTTTACCAAACTATTGTGGGTTCTCTATTTGAGCATATTCAACATCATCCTCTAGATGCACAGCGTTTAATTGGTCTCAAGTATGAGCAATTAGAGCAACTTTTAGAACAAGCGAGAGAGGTGCATAACCAAAAACAAGTATCATCTGAGTCTAAAAAGGTAAGAATTATTGCGGGTGGAGGAGGTCGCAGACCTAAACTGTCGTTGGAAGAGCAAATAATTTTAACTTTGACATATCTCAGACATTTAACAACATTTCAATTGCTGGGCATCCAATTTGGGGTAAGTGAGACAACTGCAAACGATACATTCAATTATTGGTTTCCAATTCTAGGAGAATTATTACCACCAAGCCTACTTGAGCAGGTAAAAAAAAACTCAAGTGACTACCAAGTTGTTCAAGAAATTTTAACCGAGTTTGAGCTAATAGTAGATAGCTATGAACAGCCAAGAGAGCGGCCTGGGGAATATGAAGAGCAAAAAGAATATTACTCTGGCAAAAAGAAAAACCATACTATGAAAAATCAAATTATCGTTTTACCTGAGGGGAAAGATATTATTGATGTAGTAGCAGGAAAACCAGGAACAAAAAGTGACATCAATTTATTTCGGGAACATCAAAAAGGATTTGACCCCAATCAGAGGTTTCATGGTGACAAAGCATACGCAGGAGAAGAATCAATCAAGACCCCAACGAAAAAGCCAAAAAAACAAGAATTAACTCCGGAACAAAAAGAACGAAATAAAGAATTGGCCAAGGAACGAATATTTGTTGAACATTTAATTCGTGTCGTGAAAATATTCCGAGTAGCCCAAGAACGGTTTCGGTTAAATCCTAATAAATATGAACAAATAATTATGACTATTTGTGGACTTGTAAGACTCCGACTTGGAACCTTAGTTTTCTCATCATAA